ATGAAGACCAGCTTCCTTCAGTTGGCCCAGGACAAGTGCTAAAAGATATGCTTCGCTCAAAGGTTATTCCAACCGTTCGTCTTACCGATATTTATCGTCAGGCTGAAGGCTCTTCAATCATTGAACTGGCACATGAAATGAAACAGGGAAAACTTCCGCAGGGAATTGCGGAGCAGCAAAAGGATCGCTCGTTTATTAAATGTTCAACGAATCAAATTGCTAATGCCGTAGAGAAAGTAGTCCTAAATGCGAAGAGGAAGGGCTTTACAGCAAAGGATATTCAAGTGTTAGCCCCAATGTATCGAGGGCCTGCTGGTGTGGACCGCTTAAATGTACTGCTTCAGGAAATTTTTAATCCAAATCTCGATGGCTCTCGTAAGGAGATTCTATTTGGCGAGGTCAAGTATCGAATCGGAGATAAGGTTTTACAGCTAGTCAATCAGCCTGGAGAGTAATGTGTTCAATGGTGATATCGGTGAGATTGTGTCGATCTTTTTTGCAAAAGAGAATGTTGAAAAGCAGGACATGGTCATTGTATCGTTTGACGGGACAGAAGTAACATACACACGACAGGATCTGAATCAGCTAACACTTGCCTATTGCTGCTCGGTTCATAAAGCACAAGGAAGCGAATTCCCAATCGTCATTCTCCCAATCGTAAAAAGCTACTACCGAATGCTCCGCCGAAATTTAATTTATACGGCCATCACTCGAAGTAAGCAATTCCTTATTTTATGTGGGGAAGAAGAGGCATTGAGGATGGGCGTAGAAAGAATGGATGACCAAGCAAGGAATACGACCTTGACGGAAAAATTGCAGGAATTAACGCCACTGATTGAATTAAGTGCTGAAAAAGATTTGAATCCTAATCAAGAACCGTACGAAGACATGTTAATGAATGTGGATCCGTTGATTGGAATGGAACAACTTACACCTTACGATTTTATGGAGAAAAGCATATTGAACTAATTGGTAAACGTTACTCGTTATTTTTTACTAAGGAAATGAGAAACTATAAATGTTCGGAAAGGTGGGGACAATCTTTGCGGACATTCTCATTAGTTAAAGGTCTTCCTGTAATTGAAATAAATAGCGGATCAAAGCTTGGCGAAGTGTGTGACTTAAGCATTTCGAGTGATGGAAAGGTTGAAGGAGTTCTTCTTAAAAAGAAGACTTTGTTTCATAAAATGCGGTTAATTTCGATCCGAAATATCGATTCCTTTGGCTCAGACGGAATAATGGTAAGTCATTCTCAAGTGCTTGAGCCCTTGAATTCTCCTCCAGAACATACTATTGATCATCAAAGAAAACTTACCTGGAAAAATGGTCATGTCAATGGAAGGGGAAAAGCTGGGGATTGTTGAGGATGTTTATTTCCAAGAAGAATTGGGCACAATTGTGGGGTATGAATGCACGGATGGTTTCTTTTCTGACTTAAAAGAAGGAAAACGGGTCGTTAAAACGGACGAACCCCCTGCGATCGGCAAGGATACCATTATCGTGAATGTAGAAACATTGTGAGGTGTCCCCGGTGTTAAAGTGCCCAAACTGCCAAAGTAAAGATATTGGGAAAATTGGAATTAACCAATACTATTGTTGGAATTGTTTTATTGAGCTTTCTTTAAATGATGGTTTAATCCATACACACCAAGTAGAGGAAGATGGTTCATTAAGTTCACTCGATGATTTGTTTGATGAAGATGAGCGTAAATATAGCGTGTAAATCTACGATAGAGGTGAATTAATATGAACAAAGTAGTCACTTCAGCTCTTGCAATCGGTGCAGGTGTAGCAGCTTTTAGTATGATGAGAAATAACAACATGATGTCGAATCGGCAGATGAAAAAAATCGGAAGACGAATCAGCCGAATGTTCTAATTGTACAATCCCCTAAGCGACGCTTAGGGGATTTATTTTGGAAAAATAAGGAGAGTATAAAATTTTGATTGGTGTCTAGCTCCAGGCGCCATCGGCTCGAGGTCACAAGCCAATCCGTCCAAAAGGTTAAAGAACAACCTTTCGGCCGGCTCGTCTTGTGCTTGTCGCCGATAGGCGGGCGCCTTCCGCTTTTCTTTTAAAGCATAAAATCCCTCATACCACTTAAACTAAGCGAGTGGAGGTGTGAAAGTGGAAATGCAAATAAAGTGGTTTTACCGCGTAGGCTTTTTCCTGTTATTATTTGCGATGATTTTTATCTTTCTTAAGCTGCAGCAAATTTGGTTACCAATAGTGAATATAGTCATTACTGCTTTCATTCCATTTTTTATTGCAGCTTTTATTACTTATTTACTTCACCCAACGATTGAGAGGCTCCATGAGGCGGGATTGCATCGTGGTTTAGCCGTCATTTTTATTTATTTCCTGTTTTTTGGAGGAATTGGCTATGGATTGTATAAAGGGATTCCTGCAATCATTGTTCAGATAAAGGATCTTTCTGAAAATATCCCAACATTTGCTACACAGTACATGGATATGGTCGACGAAATCCAAGACGGCACATCGACCTGGCCAAATGGAATGAGGGAAAAAATCGATGCAGGAATACTGGGGATTGAAAAGAAGCTTGATCAATTTTTAACAAGGGTCTTAAGTGGATTTGTCTTAATTCTTAACTCGATTGTGGTATTTGCGATTATCCCATTCATTGCCTTTTACATGCTTAAGGATTACCATTTATTAATGAAAGCTGCCTGGTATTTAACACCGAAAAGCTGGCGCAAGCAAGGACTACAGTTT
The DNA window shown above is from Bacillus sp. T3 and carries:
- a CDS encoding PRC-barrel domain-containing protein; the protein is MRTFSLVKGLPVIEINSGSKLGEVCDLSISSDGKVEGVLLKKKTLFHKMRLISIRNIDSFGSDGIMVSHSQVLEPLNSPPEHTIDHQRKLTWKNGHVNGRGKAGDC
- a CDS encoding PRC-barrel domain-containing protein, with product MSMEGEKLGIVEDVYFQEELGTIVGYECTDGFFSDLKEGKRVVKTDEPPAIGKDTIIVNVETL
- a CDS encoding YrzQ family protein, which codes for MNKVVTSALAIGAGVAAFSMMRNNNMMSNRQMKKIGRRISRMF